A genomic stretch from Patagioenas fasciata isolate bPatFas1 chromosome 10, bPatFas1.hap1, whole genome shotgun sequence includes:
- the IL5RA gene encoding interleukin-5 receptor subunit alpha translates to MAILIYHLKIMASMMRVFLILLWTMVQQNIPQAAGVKVFPPVNFTLTVSSLAQVLLHWEPNPNQEQKNYTIRYDVKILSPVPEEYDTKKTHSIRTAALHNGFSAHVRTLLFHNDLQMRSDWVKENLPPPPGDPETSVTNLSCVTRITISSTVSLHCSWLPGQEAPEDTKYSLFYRYETYTEECQDYIKDKWNRNTECRFSVTHIDPEEVDKLVVIHINGSSKYAAIKPFQQLFNQNAIEKVNVPRNVTVFLEQNDLLATWEKPISPFPKECFEYEFYLFNLKSGNKQILKISSNDFRLQIDVTSRYSIQIRANHRICRARGFWSDWSEIIYVGQNKLENPVTWILTVLCVFTCCTFLLVAIICKINHVWSKLFPPIPTPSNKFRDPFPVDYERARTCTSETETEFSSFAEDLYCSTLDNSVF, encoded by the exons TTAAGGTTTTCCCACCTGTTAACTTCACCCTTACAGTCTCTTCATTAGCACAAGTACTTTTACACTGGGAACCAAACCCTAATCAAGAACAAAAAAACTACACTATTAGATATGATGTGAAAATCCTAAGCCCTGTGCCTGAAGAG taTGATACAAAGAAGACTCACAGCATCCGAACAGCTGCACTTCACAATGGTTTCTCTGCACACGTTCGGACGTTACTTTTCCATAATGACCTTCAGATGAGAAGTGATTGGGTGAAGGAAAATCTTCCACCTCCACCAG GTGATCCAGAGACATCTGTCACTAATTTATCCTGTGTTACTCGCATCACCATTTCTAGTACTGTTTCTCTCCACTGCTCTTGGCTTCCTGGCCAAGAGGCACCAGAAGATACCAAGTACTCCCTATTTTACAG GTATGAGACATATACTGAAGAATGTCAAGATTATATCAAAGACAAGTGGAACAGGAATACTGAATGCAGATTTTCAGTGACTCATATTGATCCTGAAGAGGTTGACAAGCTCGTTGTAATACACATTAACGGGTCTAGCAAGTATGCTGCAATCAAACCCTTTCAGCAGTTATTTAACCAAAATGCCATTG AGAAAGTGAATGTTCCCAGAAATGTCACTGTATTCTTAGAGCAAAATGATCTCCTGGCCACATGGGAGAAGCCGATTTCTCCTTTCCCTAAAGAATGTTTTGAATATGAATTTTACCTCTTCAACTTGAAGTCGGGTAACAAGCAG ATACTGAAAATATCCTCAAATGACTTCAGATTACAGATTGATGTTACCAGCAGGTATTCCATACAAATAAGAGCTAATCATCGCATATGTCGTGCAAGAGGATTTTGGAGTGACTGGAGTGAAATTATTTATGTTG GGCAAAACAAACTGGAGAATCCTGTAACCTGGATTCTCACTGTGCTTTGTGTGTTCACATGCTGCACATTCCTGCTAGTTGCTATAATATGCAAAAT aaaCCACGTATGGAGTAAATTGTTTCCACCAATTCCAACACCCAGCAACAAATTCAGAGATCCCTTCCCAGTTGACTATGag AGAGCACGTACCTGCACCAGTGAGACAGAGACTGAGTTCAGCAGCTTCGCTGAGGATCTCTACTGCAGCACCCTTGACAACTCTGTCTTCtga